The following are encoded in a window of bacterium SCSIO 12643 genomic DNA:
- a CDS encoding AhpC/TSA family protein, whose translation MKYILLISIALASFVVSAQEMNPNKYGMDTTSTLPIGLNVNDQAPIIKTTSITGEKINTGKLLKQGPVVVIFYRGEWCPVCNRYLSKLNNSLPEITAKGATVLVVSPEQQSSASKTAENTKSDFIFISDASLKICKDFDVLFDVTQKYQERILKNLDTDIAQNNGKENAQLPVPATFIIDTDGKIIYKQFDYN comes from the coding sequence ATGAAATACATTCTTTTGATCAGTATCGCGTTGGCATCTTTTGTAGTTTCAGCCCAGGAAATGAATCCCAATAAATATGGAATGGATACCACATCCACATTGCCTATTGGGTTAAATGTAAACGATCAGGCACCCATTATTAAAACAACCTCCATCACAGGAGAAAAGATCAATACCGGGAAATTGTTGAAACAAGGCCCTGTTGTAGTTATATTTTACCGTGGAGAATGGTGTCCGGTTTGCAATCGTTATCTGAGTAAATTGAATAATTCTTTACCCGAAATAACAGCCAAAGGCGCTACCGTTTTAGTGGTCTCCCCAGAGCAGCAATCAAGTGCTTCCAAAACAGCTGAAAATACAAAATCGGACTTTATTTTCATCTCAGATGCTTCACTTAAAATCTGTAAAGATTTTGATGTTTTGTTTGATGTAACACAAAAATATCAAGAACGAATTTTAAAAAACCTGGATACTGACATTGCTCAAAACAATGGCAAAGAAAATGCACAATTACCTGTGCCTGCTACATTTATTATTGATACAGATGGTAAAATCATCTATAAACAATTTGACTATAATTAG